In a single window of the Sesamum indicum cultivar Zhongzhi No. 13 linkage group LG16, S_indicum_v1.0, whole genome shotgun sequence genome:
- the LOC105178624 gene encoding uncharacterized protein LOC105178624: protein MGLPTSLRIIGFASWAFWRRSLQHQVFRRFLAAHFRDGAKPTNLTPLPARILVIWDPAVIDLHPVDISPQVIHCRATNKSSQLSFYISFTYGLYSVVNRRSMWEKLSDLGQGPSMPWLIMGDFNCVKSPEEKQLGVAPTWYELKDFVDCCITLGLLDVPTTGCYYTWYSNNESNPVWCKLDRVLYNNEWLEAGLHCSAHFNPPGCLSDHSPGIVSIFGHAPTKPKPFRFFNMWADHPDFLATVEARWNLSVEGTLQYSLCRRLKALKGTLKAFNMQHYSHISARAKEAELALQKAQNQLESNPGDVALRDALGDLRKKGVFLAEAERHFYQKAKIHFLKEGDRTKFFHDMVKRNVARNSIGAVTRADGTVITSVEDIAQDFVDYYTSLLSTEAHTLPVDDGVFEWGPILTSEHTVELCRAVTPLEVKDAIFHISDNKALGPDGYSSCFFKKAWNIMGDQVCRAVLDFFRSGRMLRQLNHTIIALVPKSDHSTSVADYRPISCCNVIFKAITKIISDRLVPVLEHLIDRCQAAFVGGRNITDNIFLAQEMVRQYSRKWISP from the coding sequence ATGGGGTTGCCCACCTCATTAAGAATAATCGGCTTTGCCTCTTGGGCATTTTGGAGACGAAGCTTGCAGCATCAAGTATTTCGAAGATTCTTAGCCGCACATTTCCGGGATGGTGCCAAACCAACAAATTTGACACCATTGCCGGCGCGCATCCTAGTGATTTGGGACCCGGCAGTCATTGACCTACACCCGGTTGACATATCACCCCAAGTGATCCACTGCCGTGCCACGAATAAGTCCTCTCAACTCTCCTTctatatttcatttacataTGGTCTTTATTCTGTTGTCAATAGAAGGAGCATGTGGGAGAAACTTTCTGATTTGGGACAAGGACCGAGCATGCCATGGCTTATTATGGGCGATTTCAACTGTGTGAAATCTCCCGAGGAGAAGCAGTTGGGTGTGGCACCGACTTGGTATGAGCTCAAGGATTTTGTAGACTGTTGCATAACACTTGGATTACTCGACGTTCCCACTACGGGCTGCTACTACACATGGTACTCCAACAATGAAAGCAACCCTGTATGGTGCAAGCTCGATCGGGTCTTATACAACAATGAATGGCTTGAGGCTGGTTTGCATTGCTCTGCCCATTTCAATCCACCGGGATGCCTTTCCGACCATTCTCCGGGTATTGTTTCTATCTTTGGTCATGCACCCACTAAGCCAAAACCATTTCGCTTTTTCAATATGTGGGCAGATCATCCGGATTTCTTAGCTACTGTTGAAGCAAGATGGAACTTGAGCGTGGAAGGAACGCTGCAATACAGCCTTTGTCGGAGGCTGAAAGCACTTAAAGGCACGCTCAAGGCTTTCAACATGCAGCACTACAGCCACATCTCCGCCAGGGCCAAAGAGGCTGAGCTCGCCCTGCAAAAAGCCCAGAATCAACTTGAATCTAATCCGGGAGATGTGGCGCTGCGGGATGCTTTGGGAGATCTTAGGAAGAAGGGCGTTTTCCTTGCCGAGGCAGAGCGGCACTTCTACCAGAAAGCCAAAATCCATTTTCTTAAGGAGGGGGACCGCACCAAGTTCTTCCACGACATGGTGAAGAGGAATGTTGCTAGGAATTCCATCGGGGCGGTCACTAGGGCGGACGGGACTGTTATAACTTCTGTCGAGGATATTGCCCAAGACTTCGTTGATTACTACACATCACTCTTGAGCACCGAGGCTCACACCCTCCCTGTCGACGATGGTGTGTTTGAATGGGGCCCCATACTCACCTCCGAGCATACTGTGGAGCTTTGCCGGGCAGTCACACCGTTGGAGGTCAAGGATGCCATATTCCACATTAGCGACAACAAGGCTCTCGGCCCAGATGGATATTCCTCGtgctttttcaagaaagcatgGAACATTATGGGTGATCAAGTTTGCAGGGCCGTCCTGGATTTCTTTAGGAGTGGGCGGATGCTACGGCAGCTCAACCACACTATCATTGCCCTTGTGCCGAAATCAGATCATTCCACCTCTGTTGCGGATTACCGGCCGATTTCGTGCTGCAATGTGATCTTCAAGGCCATCACGAAAATCATCTCGGACCGACTAGTGCCTGTTTTGGAGCATTTGATTGACCGATGCCAAGCAGCATTCGTTGGAGGCCGCAATATCACCgacaatattttcttggcCCAAGAAATGGTGCGGCAGTACTCGAGGAAATGGATTTCACCTTGA
- the LOC105178554 gene encoding LOW QUALITY PROTEIN: protein TPX2 (The sequence of the model RefSeq protein was modified relative to this genomic sequence to represent the inferred CDS: deleted 1 base in 1 codon), producing the protein MAALEESSSNLFMIDEAYEFSAPRFYDFMCGETDEDIRKAELWFENARPYAPSPFMPRIKGSRDIQLQILCNFGEDEQAQKVPESSKEASNSAEESASKSLKHTTPEAELTSAETTEEVSTYITPQVDVVTLDETKENISSNLLNENSETEKTVNAGGGACTEETGNLVGDNASSSLPMEAVQGADVCTPAPQKQIENKKAQTAKKIASMLKNPSAMNSKNRLQKSQVNNKPASVRRDTNVKSIVGTHNFAHENHAIKRQKLEGGKSRQILTVNKPLNLPHKTRTGIISSSSNFCSSTAKTRKEDRKMYIREPAAPFVSMAEMMRKFQSGTREMSLPRTSSLSQSDISGANQRKPKLTLTRPKTPEFETSQRVRSVKIKSSTELEEEMMAKVPKFKARPLNKKIFEAPTLPPLPRSTPQPPEFKEFHLETMSRANQNAETSTVASTESIESHQWKPHLTAPKSPVLQTSLRARPPRIKSSEELEKEELENIPQFKARPLNRKIFESKGDMGIFCNLKKQVTIPQEFHFAIDKRIPPPTAVVDLFDKLSISSEPHQEKPIPKNTTPNPFHLHTEERGAEKEKRMVEELMQKQLEEVRARVPKAHPXXXLYLFSLSHFISYILLVFYIQLSLEQIPPKPEPKPCTKPEPFQLESLMRHEEEMQREMEERRRREMEEAQMRIFKAQPILKEDPIPVPDKVRRPLTEVQEFNLNVDHRAVDRAEFDKKIKEKEMIYKRYREEAESARMMEEEKALKQLRRTLVPHARPVPNFDHPFLPQKSAKEATKAKSPKLLVTRRKEKRRLVCPAATAPSTAASHMR; encoded by the exons ATGGCGGCGTTGGAGGAGTCCTCGAGTAACTTGTTCATGATCGACGAGGCGTACGAGTTCTCGGCGCCCCGATTTTACGATTTCATGTGTGGGGAGACTGATGAGGATATCCGCAAGGCGGAGCTCTGGTTCGAGAACGCCCGCCCTTATGCCCCTTCTC CATTTATGCCTAGAATTAAGGGTAGCAGAGATATTCAACTTCAGATTCTATGCAATTTTGGTGAAGACGAGCAAGCGCAAAAGGTGCCAGAATCATCGAAAGAAGCATCTAATTCGGCAGAGGAATCAGCATCAAAGTCACTCAAGCACACAAC ACCTGAAGCAGAGCTCACTTCAGCTGAAACTACAGAAGAAGTTAGCACGTATATCACGCCTCAGGTAGATGTCGTCACCCTGGATGAAACTAAGGAAAACATTAGCTCAAATTTACTAAACGAG AATTCTGAGACTGAGAAGACAGTGAATGCTGGGGGAGGGGCATGCACTGAGGAAACTGGGAA CCTTGTAGGAGACAATGCCTCATCTTCTCTCCCAATGGAAGCAGTCCAAG GGGCAGATGTTTGCACTCCGGCACCCCAAAAACAGATTGAGAACAAGAAGGCTCAGACAGCCAAGAAAATAGCTAGCATGCTTAAAAATCCTTCAGCAATGAATTCAAAGAATCGGTTGCAAAAATCACAAGTCAATAATAAACCAGCTAGTGTCAGAAG GGACACAAATGTCAAGAGCATTGTCGGAACCCACAACTTTGCTCATGAGAACCATGCCATAAAGAGACAGAAACTGGAAGGAGGAAAATCCAGACAGATTCTTACAGTCAATAAACCTTTGAATCTGCCTCACAAAACACGTACTGGCATCATCAGCAGTAGTTCCAACTTCTGCTCGTCAACTGCCAAAACTCGTAAAGAGGATCGTAAG ATGTACATTCGAGAACCAGCAGCACCATTTGTTTCTATGGCAGAAATGATGAGAAAGTTTCAATCGGGTACGAGAGAGATGTCTTTGCCTCGCACCAGTTCCCTTTCGCAGAGCGATATTTCTGGAGCAAACCAGAGGAAGCCTAAGCTTACACTGACAAGGCCTAAAACACCCGAATTTGAAACATCTCAGCGAGTACGTTCTGTCAAAATTAAGAGTTCAACTGAATTGGAGGAAGAGATGATGGCTAAAGTTCCCAAGTTTAAGGCTCGCCCCTTAAACAAAAAGATCTTTGAGGCCCCAACATTACCACCTTTGCCAAGAAGCACACCGCAGCCTCCAGAATTCAAGGAATTCCATTTGGAAACAATGTCAAGAGCCAATCAGAATGCTGAAACATCTACTGTGGCCTCAACAGAATCTATTGAG AGCCATCAATGGAAGCCTCACCTAACAGCACCTAAATCACCTGTTCTTCAAACTTCTCTCCGAGCACGTCCTCCCAGGATTAAAAGTTCTGAGGAACTAGAAAAAGAGGAACTTGAAAACATTCCACAATTCAAGGCGAGACCGTTAAATAGAAAG ATATTTGAAAGCAAAGGGGACATGGGTATATTCTGCAACTTGAAGAAGCAGGTCACCATACCTCAGGAATTTCACTTTGCCATAGACAAAAGAATCCCACCACCAACTGCTGTTGTAGATCTCTTTGATAAG CTTTCAATAAGCTCAGAACCTCATCAGGAGAAGCCTATCCCCAAGAATACTACTCCAAATCCTTTCCATCTCCACACTGAG GAAAGAGGGgcagagaaagagaaaaggatGGTTGAGGAACTCATGCAGAAACAGTTGGAAGAGGTGAGGGCTCGGGTACCGAAAGCTCATCCN NNNNNNNNTCTATATCTGTTCTCTTTATCACATTTCATTTCTTATATCTTACTGGTATTTTACATACAACTCTCTCTTGAGCAGATTCCACCGAAGCCGGAACCAAAGCCATGCACGAAACCAGAACCCTTTCAATTGGAAAGTCTGATGCGGCATGAAGAGGAGATGCAGAGAGAAATGGAAGAAAGGAGAAGAAGGGAGATGGAAGAAGCTCAGATGAGAATATTTAAGGCTCAGCCTATCTTGAAAGA GGACCCTATTCCAGTCCCGGATAAAGTACGCAGGCCATTGACAGAAGTACAGGAATTCAATCTAAACGTCGACCACCGAGCTGTCGACAGAGCAGAATTTGACAAGAAG ATTAAGGAGAAAGAAATGATTTACAAGAGATACAGAGAAGAGGCAGAATCAGCAAGAATG ATGGAGGAGGAGAAGGCTTTGAAACAGCTGCGAAGGACGTTGGTTCCTCATGCAAGACCAGTTCCTAATTTCGATCATCCCTTCTTACCACAGAA GTCTGCCAAAGAAGCTACAAAAGCCAAGTCCCCAAAACTGCTTGTAACTCGTAGAAAAGAGAAGCGAAGGCTGGTCTGTCCAGCGGCAACTGCTCCTAGTACAGCCGCCTCTCATATGAGGTGA
- the LOC105178556 gene encoding squamosa promoter-binding protein 1-like, producing the protein MEANIYRISGLKPKPMKGKMKKDGAAESEDDELIMGGGGAADQDDKRKRGATGGSSTRKGSAGGGGSGAISTKSCQAEKCSADLSEAKTYHRLHKVCEHHAKAQVVVVAGIRQRFCQQCSRFHELSEFDEAKRSCRRRLAGHNERRRKNPTENTQAEGSTGSRIKGGNTPGSGQLKDIFCGHV; encoded by the exons ATGGAAGCcaatatttatagaattagTGGACTCAAGCCTAAGCCCATGAAGGGAAAGATGAAGAAAGATGGTGCCGCAGAGTCGGAAGATGATGAGTTGATCATGGGAGGAGGTGGTGCAGCTGATCAGGATGATAAGAGGAAGAGGGGCGCGACCGGCGGCTCCTCCACGAGAAAAGGATCTGCTGGTGGCGGCGGTAGTGGTGCAATTTCAACCAAGAGCTGCCAGGCTGAGAAGTGCTCCGCTGATCTGAGTGAAGCAAAGACTTACCACCGGCTGCACAAGGTCTGCGAGCACCACGCCAAGGCTCAGGTGGTGGTTGTGGCCGGAATCCGGCAGAGGTTTTGCCAGCAATGCAGCAG ATTTCATGAGCTGTCGGAGTTTGACGAAGCCAAGAGGAGCTGCCGGAGGCGTTTGGCTGGCCACAATGAGAGGAGGAGGAAAAACCCCACAGAAAATACTCAAGCGGAAGGCTCTACCGGCAGCCGGATTAAGGGCGGCAACACTCCAGGCAGTGGCCAGTTGAAAGATATCTTTTGCGGACATGTTTGA
- the LOC105178558 gene encoding probable aminotransferase TAT2, producing MENGGSPRNQWCFKRNEELTRASAVTVRGVLNMVMEHLNASDPRPVIPLGHGDPSAFPSFRTTPLAEDAVCAAVRSAKFNGYSSTVGILPARRAVAEYLSKDLPHKLSPDDVFLTIGCTQALETILTALARPSANILLPRPGFPYYEAIAGFRHLEVRHFDLVPEKDWEVDLAAVEALSDENTVAMVIINPGNPCGNVFKYEHLKKVAETARKLGILVIADEVYSHLTFGGSPFVPMGVFGSIVPVVTVGSISKRWIVPGWRLGWLVTNDPDGILMKQGIVDSIKGFLNITSDPATFIQGALPQILENTPGDFFLKIVSTLKESAEICYDKIKEIPCITCPSKPEGSMFVMVKLNLSLLEDIKDDTDFCCKLATEESVIILPGVAVGSKYWLRVTFAIEPSSLDDGLGRIKAFCQRHAKKQ from the exons ATGGAGAACGGGGGGTCGCCGAGGAACCAGTGGTGTTTCAAGAGGAACGAAGAGCTTACCCGGGCCTCAGCGGTCACCGTTAGAGGTGTGCTAAACATGGTGATGGAACATCTCAACGCAAGTGACCCCAGACCCGTTATTCCGCTGGGCCACGGCGACCCTTCCGCCTTCCCTTCCTTCCGCACCACTCCTTTAGCTGAAGACGCCGTCTGCGCCGCCGTGCGCTCCGCCAAGTTTAACGGTTACTCCTCCACCGTTGGTATTCTCCCGGCTCGCAG GGCAGTAGCAGAATACCTGTCTAAAGACCTTCCACACAAGTTATCACCTGATGATGTTTTCCTAACTATTGGATGTACCCAAGCTTTAGAAACCATTCTGACTGCCCTTGCTCGTCCTAGTGCTAACATCTTGCTTCCAAGACCTGGTTTTCCTTACTATGAAGCTATCGCTGGGTTTCGTCATCTTGAAGTCCGGCACTTTGATCTGGTCCCGGAAAAGGATTGGGAAGTTGATCTGGCTGCAGTTGAAGCTTTGTCTGATGAAAATACGGTGGCCATGGTTATTATCAATCCAGGAAACCCGTGTGGAAATGTTTTCAAGTATGAACACTTGAAGAAG GTTGCAGAGACGGCAAGAAAGCTTGGAATCTTAGTGATTGCTGATGAAGTGTATTCCCACCTTACCTTTGGAGGTAGCCCATTTGTTCCAATGGGAGTATTTGGATCAATTGTTCCTGTTGTTACAGTTGGATCAATATCAAAAAGATGGATTGTTCCTGGTTGGAGACTTGGCTGGCTTGTCACAAATGATCCAGATGGAATCCTCATGAAGCAAGGG ATTGTTGACAGCATCAAGGGGTTTCTGAATATTACCTCTGACCCCGCAACCTTTATCCAG GGGGCGCTTCCACAGATTCTTGAAAATACCCCAGGTGATTTCTTTCTGAAAATTGTTAGTACACTTAAAGAATCTGCGGAGATATGCTATGATAAAATCAAGGAAATCCCCTGCATAACTTGCCCAAGCAAACCTGAAGGATCCATGTTTGTGATG GTGAAGCTTAATCTGTCTCTCCTGGAAGATATTAAGGATGATACGGACTTCTGCTGTAAGCTGGCTACAGAGGAATCCGTGATAATTTTGCCAG GGGTAGCCGTAGGGTCCAAGTATTGGCTCCGAGTAACATTTGCTATTGAGCCATCATCTCTCGATGATGGCCTTGGAAGAATAAAAGCATTCTGTCAGAGACACGCCAAGAAACAATGA
- the LOC105178555 gene encoding mitotic checkpoint serine/threonine-protein kinase BUB1: MAVVSRNPEDMSKPSFSAADDPLLPWLRSIHKALLSQDSSQLNNSTDFDLLVSNCINNFKSDPRYRDDVRYLKIWFLYMDGSSDYERIFREMEERRICIHKALLYESFALFLEAKGRLIDACMIYHLGISRNAEPLGRLKKAQVLFLERMSETVINESFQKIKNGVSAESGEKFVNPWSVATLKNLLQKMNSQVVHYEGYHPSNRAYPGKVALSSLLKSARNKTIDIGGEKYQIKGCAGQGGFAQVFKAYVNSNPDDVVALKIQKPPFPWEFYMYRQLDMRIPEKERKSFGFAHRLHLYSDYSVLVSDYLAHGTLQDAINSNVVIGGSMEEVLCIYYTIEMLQILETLHEAAIIHGDFKPDNLLIRYSRDDPTENEKEIRQRTGPWRDQGLCLVDWGRGIDLSLFPRNTKFMGDCRTSGFRCIEMQENKPWTFQVDMYGLCVIVHMMLHNSYMEIEKRASPDGTYIYQPKSHYKRYWNVDLWKTLFAKLLNVDPGEDHKKLLQSLRESFQGYMCSDPKLIKKLKQLLVKQKTSLCSA, translated from the exons ATGGCCGTCGTTTCGAGGAATCCGGAGGACATGTCCAAACCTTCCTTCTCCGCTGCTGATGATCCTCTCCTACCTTGGCTGCG ATCCATTCACAAGGCACTGCTAAGTCAAGATTCAAGCCAGCTGAACAATTCCACTGACTTCGACTTGCTCGTATCAAATTGTATTAACAACTTCAAGTCCGATCCGCGGTACCGAGACGACGTCAGATATCTGAAGATTTGGTTCCTCTAT ATGGATGGTAGTTCCGATTATGAAAGGATTTTCAGAGAAATGGAGGAGCGCAGAATTTGTATACACAAAGCTCTGCTTTATGAATCATTTGCCTTGTTTTTGGAAGCAAAAGGCAGGTTGATTGATGCTTGTATGATTTATCACCTTGGCATCTCAAG AAATGCTGAGCCACTGGGGAGACTGAAGAAAGCACAGGTGCTTTTTCTTGAGAGAATGTCCGAAACAGTAATTAATGAATCATTTCAAAAG ATAAAGAATGGCGTTTCTGCAGAGAGTGGTGAAAAATTTGTTAACCCGTGGTCTGTTGCAACCCTCAAAAACTTACTGCAGAAGATGAATTCTCAAGTTGTACATTATGAG GGATACCATCCAAGTAACAGAGCGTATCCTGGAAAGGTCGCATTATCCTCCTTGCTGAAATCAGCTAGGAATAAAACCATTGATATAG GTGGAGAGAAGTATCAGATCAAAGGCTGTGCAGGTCAGGGTGGATTTGCTCAAGTGTTCAAAGCATATGTGAACAGCAATCCTGATGATGTTGTTGCCCTTaag ATACAGAAGCCACCCTTTCCTTGGGAATTTTACATGTACCGTCAACTTGACATGCGGATTCCAGAAAAGGAA aGGAAGAGTTTTGGTTTTGCTCACAGATTGCATCTCTATTCGGACTACAGTGTGCTGGTCTCCGATTATTTAGCTCATGGAACACTTCAG GATGCCATAAATTCTAATGTGGTCATCGGTGGGTCCATGGAAGAAGTACTATGTATTTATTACACCATAGAGATgcttcaaattcttgaaactcTGCATGAAGCTGCAATTATCCATGGTGATTTCAAACCTGATAATTTGCTGATTCGGTATTCCAG GGATGatccaacagaaaatgaaaaagaaatccGCCAGCGAACAGGACCTTGGCGTGATCag GGGCTATGCCTTGTCGACTGGGGAAGAGGAATAGATCTGAGTCTCTTTCCCAGAAACACCAAATTCATGGGAGACTGTCGAACTTCTGGCTTTCGTTGTATCGAGATGCAAGAAAATAAGCCTTGGACATTTCAG GTGGACATGTATGGGCTGTGTGTTATAGTTCATATGATGCTTCATAATTCCTACATGGAGATTGAAAAAAGAGCATCTCCTGACGGAACCTACATTTACCAGCCCAAATCACATTACAAGCG ATATTGGAATGTTGATCTTTGGAAAACTTTGTTCGCAAAGTTACTTAACGTTGATCCGGGTGAAGATCACAAGAAGTTGTTGCAGTCTCTGAGGGAATCGTTCCAGGGGTACATGTGCTCTGATCCAAAGCTGATCAAAAAGCTGAAGCAATTATTGGTGAAACAAAAAACATCCTTATGTTCAGCTTAG